The following coding sequences are from one Candidatus Zixiibacteriota bacterium window:
- a CDS encoding ABC transporter permease, whose protein sequence is MNKSRPNDPPSLAIRLLKAAARSEEFHYAAGDLVEIYRSIAQDRSITAAQCWLWWEVIRSLPRFAKNSLYWGLVMFKSYLKTAGRNILRQKGYSFINITGLAIGMACCLLLAVWILDELSYDTFFAESERIMNIRVLDANESTPNLLGPALQEQISEIEQATRTDWLGQSLITSKSDTSFQWIMAVDPTFFDVFSFSFVTGNGATALDDVSSVVISKSLADRFFPNENAVGQVLTLDNRHDHVVTGVIENVPHNSTLQFNMLVPIENLIQSRRERDEDWASWGWWSAITYVKVQPGCSVERLTDRIRTFLPEQSEKDRELFAIGLSDLHFFGTGVKGYVYAFSLLAAVVLIMACINFVNLSIARSSRRAKETGIRKVSGAHRGNLIAQYLGESILMSAAASLLALGLLRFVLPYFNDMTSGYLSIDLLFDGPVIAGLIVFTLVTGIAAGTYPALYLSAFRPVAVLKGDLGLGSGASRLRKSLVVVQFAASIILIIATTTVYTQVNYLKTKNVGYDKEQIVNLLLRGDSRHHYNSLKNDLLQDSRIQSVTANAAGLPYWRWTTGAVHWPGKASDDDLHIAMNMVDYDFTKTFGIDLIEGRDFSRDFPSDSITSYLINEEMMKAMGLESAVDAELSIWDKPGRVIGVMKNFHFRPLNDQIQPLAFVLNPEKAGQVAIRIGPGDVSSTLGYIEQAWGRNVPGYPFDYSFLDQRFAAGFRSIERIGDLAGGFALLAVFIASLGLLGLASFTAEQRTKEIGIRKVLGASVTGVVRLLLREFVILVTIANLVAWPLAWLAMRSWLEEFAYRVDLGISTFVLAGGLALVIAIVTVGSQALRAARANPVDSLKYE, encoded by the coding sequence ATGAACAAGTCTCGACCGAACGATCCGCCTTCACTCGCGATCCGGTTGCTGAAAGCCGCCGCCCGCTCGGAGGAGTTTCACTACGCCGCCGGTGATCTGGTTGAAATCTATAGGTCTATCGCTCAAGACAGAAGCATCACGGCCGCCCAATGTTGGCTTTGGTGGGAGGTCATAAGGTCGCTACCCAGATTCGCAAAGAACTCACTCTATTGGGGACTAGTTATGTTCAAGAGTTATCTTAAAACAGCAGGGCGCAATATTCTGCGACAGAAGGGCTATTCGTTCATTAATATCACCGGCTTGGCCATCGGCATGGCTTGCTGTTTGTTGTTGGCCGTGTGGATTCTCGACGAACTCAGCTACGACACGTTTTTTGCCGAGTCCGAACGCATAATGAACATCCGGGTACTGGACGCCAATGAATCCACGCCGAACCTGCTGGGGCCCGCCCTCCAAGAGCAGATTTCGGAGATCGAACAGGCCACGCGAACGGACTGGTTGGGTCAATCGCTGATAACGAGCAAAAGCGATACATCATTTCAGTGGATCATGGCGGTTGATCCAACCTTTTTCGATGTGTTTTCATTCTCATTCGTGACCGGCAACGGCGCCACCGCGCTGGATGATGTAAGTTCTGTGGTTATATCGAAGAGTCTGGCCGATAGATTCTTCCCAAATGAAAACGCGGTCGGTCAGGTGCTCACTTTGGATAATCGTCACGACCACGTGGTCACCGGCGTCATCGAAAACGTGCCGCACAATTCCACGCTACAGTTCAATATGCTGGTGCCAATCGAGAACCTGATCCAGTCTCGTCGGGAACGAGATGAGGATTGGGCGAGTTGGGGCTGGTGGAGCGCGATTACCTATGTCAAGGTCCAGCCTGGGTGTTCGGTCGAACGGTTGACCGACAGGATTCGGACCTTCCTGCCGGAGCAGTCCGAAAAGGACCGGGAGCTCTTCGCCATCGGACTGTCGGACCTGCACTTTTTCGGTACCGGAGTAAAGGGATACGTTTACGCGTTCTCCCTTTTGGCCGCCGTTGTTCTGATCATGGCCTGTATCAACTTCGTGAATTTGTCGATCGCCCGATCATCGCGCCGGGCAAAAGAGACCGGGATCAGAAAGGTATCCGGTGCGCACCGCGGGAATTTGATCGCGCAGTATCTCGGTGAGTCGATTCTCATGTCAGCAGCGGCGTCGCTACTGGCGCTGGGGCTTCTGCGTTTTGTGCTGCCCTACTTCAACGATATGACCTCGGGTTATCTCAGTATCGATCTGCTTTTCGACGGTCCGGTCATTGCCGGACTGATTGTTTTCACTCTGGTAACGGGAATCGCCGCCGGCACCTATCCTGCCCTGTATCTAAGCGCCTTTCGACCGGTGGCTGTCCTTAAGGGCGACCTCGGCCTGGGCTCCGGCGCCTCCCGACTTAGAAAGTCGCTGGTGGTGGTTCAGTTTGCGGCTTCGATCATTCTGATAATAGCCACCACCACCGTCTACACCCAGGTGAATTATCTGAAAACCAAAAACGTCGGTTACGATAAGGAACAGATTGTCAACCTACTGTTGCGAGGCGACAGCCGACACCATTACAATAGTCTCAAGAACGATCTTTTGCAGGATTCGAGGATTCAGTCCGTCACCGCCAACGCCGCCGGGCTGCCCTATTGGCGTTGGACCACCGGAGCTGTCCACTGGCCGGGCAAGGCATCTGACGATGACCTACACATAGCCATGAACATGGTTGACTATGATTTCACCAAAACATTTGGCATTGATCTGATCGAAGGAAGAGACTTCAGCCGTGACTTTCCTTCAGACTCCATAACCTCCTATCTGATTAACGAAGAGATGATGAAGGCAATGGGGCTTGAGTCTGCCGTAGACGCCGAACTCAGTATCTGGGATAAGCCCGGTCGGGTTATTGGTGTGATGAAGAACTTTCACTTTCGGCCGCTCAACGACCAGATCCAACCGTTGGCCTTCGTGCTCAACCCGGAAAAAGCCGGTCAGGTGGCCATCAGAATAGGTCCGGGCGATGTATCTTCGACATTGGGATACATAGAACAGGCGTGGGGACGAAACGTGCCGGGCTATCCGTTTGACTATAGTTTTCTCGATCAGAGGTTCGCGGCCGGTTTTCGATCCATCGAAAGGATCGGCGACTTAGCCGGCGGCTTCGCTCTGCTGGCGGTGTTTATCGCTTCGTTGGGTCTGCTCGGGCTGGCCTCGTTTACGGCCGAGCAGCGAACCAAAGAGATAGGTATCCGCAAAGTGCTGGGTGCATCCGTCACCGGCGTCGTGCGGTTGTTGCTGCGCGAGTTCGTCATTCTGGTGACAATCGCCAACCTCGTGGCCTGGCCGCTGGCCTGGCTGGCGATGAGGAGCTGGCTTGAAGAGTTCGCATATCGTGTCGACCTGGGTATCAGCACTTTCGTTCTTGCCGGCGGACTCGCTCTGGTCATCGCGATTGTCACCGTTGGCTCCCAGGCTCTGAGAGCGGCTCGTGCCAACCCGGTGGATTCTCTGAAGTACGAGTGA
- the guaA gene encoding glutamine-hydrolyzing GMP synthase: protein MNDNVQKNEMILILDFGSQYTQLIARRIREARVYCEIAPYNVDRSKYADRNVRGYVLSGGPSSLSDEDAPRLDPAFFETDLPMLGICYGMMLVAEHYGGELVPSHNREYGRAHLEVSDRQAIFAGMPDRSQVWMSHGDSVTQMPEGFDQIASTESLPVAAIADHRRKIYGLQFHPEVHHTEEGKKMLASFLFDICKLKGDWTPESLVEMAVARIKTQVGDGKVLLGISGGVDSTVAAMLLHRAIGDKLHAVFVNNGLLRKNEYTDVIEMLNGLGINLHPVDASDLFLERLAGITDPEKKRKVIGPTFIDVFEAEAEKIGQVDFLAQGTLYPDVIESVSFKGPSVTIKSHHNVGGLKDRMKLKLVEPLRELFKDEVRALGRVLGLPDQFIGRHPFPGPGLAVRILGEVTKERCDLLREVDAIYIDELHNHNIYDDIWQAFAVLLPVKAVGVMGDERTYENVVALRAVTSTDAMTADWARIDYDILAHISNRIIRNVKGVNRVTYDISSKPPATIEWE from the coding sequence ATGAACGACAACGTCCAAAAGAATGAGATGATCCTGATACTTGATTTCGGATCGCAGTACACACAATTGATCGCACGCCGTATCAGAGAAGCCAGGGTCTACTGCGAGATTGCACCTTACAACGTTGACCGTTCAAAGTATGCCGATCGCAACGTGCGCGGTTACGTGCTCTCGGGTGGACCCTCCTCGCTCAGTGATGAAGACGCCCCGCGGTTGGACCCGGCCTTCTTTGAAACCGATTTGCCCATGCTGGGCATCTGTTATGGTATGATGCTGGTGGCCGAGCACTATGGGGGAGAGCTTGTGCCGTCGCACAATCGTGAATATGGACGGGCTCATTTGGAGGTGTCGGACAGGCAGGCTATATTTGCCGGGATGCCGGATCGAAGTCAGGTCTGGATGTCGCACGGTGACTCGGTAACACAAATGCCTGAAGGCTTCGACCAAATCGCATCTACTGAGTCGCTGCCGGTTGCGGCTATCGCCGATCATCGACGAAAAATCTATGGTTTGCAGTTTCATCCCGAGGTTCACCACACCGAGGAAGGCAAGAAGATGCTGGCGAGCTTTCTCTTTGATATCTGTAAACTGAAAGGGGATTGGACGCCGGAATCGCTGGTGGAGATGGCCGTGGCCAGGATTAAAACGCAGGTGGGTGATGGGAAGGTTCTGTTAGGTATCTCCGGCGGTGTCGACTCCACGGTCGCGGCCATGTTGCTTCACAGAGCAATTGGTGACAAGTTGCACGCTGTCTTTGTCAACAACGGACTTCTGCGTAAGAACGAGTACACCGATGTGATCGAGATGCTCAATGGTCTGGGCATTAACCTGCACCCGGTCGATGCATCTGATCTGTTCCTTGAACGTCTGGCCGGCATCACCGATCCTGAGAAGAAGCGCAAAGTAATCGGCCCCACTTTCATCGATGTTTTCGAGGCTGAGGCAGAGAAAATCGGTCAGGTCGACTTCCTGGCCCAGGGCACGCTATATCCGGACGTTATCGAATCGGTGTCGTTCAAGGGACCTTCGGTGACTATCAAGTCGCATCACAATGTCGGCGGGCTGAAGGATCGAATGAAACTGAAACTGGTCGAACCGCTGAGAGAACTGTTCAAGGATGAAGTGCGGGCGCTGGGTCGTGTGCTCGGTTTACCGGATCAATTCATCGGGCGGCATCCCTTTCCGGGTCCGGGACTGGCCGTGCGCATCCTGGGTGAGGTTACCAAAGAACGTTGCGACCTGCTGCGCGAGGTGGACGCTATCTACATTGACGAATTGCACAACCACAACATCTATGACGACATCTGGCAGGCCTTCGCAGTATTGTTGCCTGTGAAAGCGGTCGGAGTCATGGGGGATGAACGGACCTATGAAAACGTGGTGGCCCTCCGCGCCGTCACCTCGACCGACGCCATGACCGCCGACTGGGCGCGCATCGACTACGATATTCTGGCCCACATCTCCAACCGAATAATCCGCAATGTGAAGGGTGTCAACCGGGTCACCTACGACATATCATCCAAACCACCCGCCACCATCGAGTGGGAGTGA
- the nadB gene encoding L-aspartate oxidase: protein MERRYDYLVIGSGIAGLFYALKVVEHNPKATVAILTKKGETDSSTNRAQGGIAAVLAGTDSFEDHVNDTMAVGGGLCRQEVVEKIVENAPRVIEELIELGVRFTQTDNQLHLGREGGHSKPRVVHARDLTGREIERALLKACRSVPTIDIFRDHMAMDLITYTSGGQEVCAGVFVYCDPTRQFDLFLAPVTMLATGGLGQVYFHTTNPLIATGDGLAIAYRAGVTVANLEFIQFHPTALYNPGRWPFLISEAVRGEGGILKSVDGREFMKGTHPDKDLAPRDIVARTIDRELKASGEEYVLLDVSHLDSGFVKERFPNIYRRCLRRGFDMTERPIPVVPSAHYSCGGIVSTINGETELPGLYTAGELAMTGMHGANRLASNSLLEAVVMARFAASASADYCGQAPLPENVPTDNSPYSSLKPPRESILIAHDRRELNRIMSDFVGIVRTTKHLKLAHQRIKQLDQAVEDYYLATPATYGVVELRNMTTVAELIVGSALSREESRGLHYNEDYPGMIEGEARDTIIEGKSTDERQRPKE from the coding sequence ATGGAACGGCGCTATGATTATCTGGTAATTGGTTCCGGTATTGCCGGGTTGTTCTATGCCCTGAAGGTTGTCGAGCACAATCCCAAAGCAACGGTGGCCATCTTGACCAAGAAGGGGGAGACGGACTCCTCAACCAATCGGGCGCAAGGTGGTATTGCCGCGGTGCTGGCCGGGACTGATTCGTTCGAGGATCATGTTAACGATACTATGGCGGTTGGCGGCGGGCTGTGCCGACAAGAGGTTGTTGAGAAGATTGTCGAGAACGCGCCCAGGGTGATTGAGGAGTTGATTGAACTCGGCGTCAGATTCACTCAGACCGACAACCAACTCCATCTTGGTCGCGAGGGAGGGCACTCCAAGCCGAGGGTTGTACATGCTCGGGACCTTACCGGTCGCGAGATCGAGCGCGCCTTGCTCAAGGCTTGTCGCAGTGTGCCGACTATCGATATATTTCGTGATCACATGGCCATGGATCTGATCACTTACACAAGCGGTGGACAGGAAGTGTGCGCGGGTGTGTTTGTCTACTGTGATCCCACCCGTCAGTTTGATCTCTTTCTGGCTCCGGTCACCATGTTGGCCACGGGTGGTCTGGGGCAGGTCTATTTCCACACCACCAATCCTCTCATTGCCACCGGTGATGGATTGGCCATCGCCTATCGTGCCGGTGTCACGGTGGCCAACCTGGAGTTCATTCAGTTTCATCCAACGGCTCTGTACAACCCCGGTCGCTGGCCTTTTCTCATTTCAGAGGCGGTCAGAGGCGAAGGCGGTATCCTCAAGTCGGTCGATGGTCGAGAGTTCATGAAGGGAACGCATCCCGACAAAGACCTGGCCCCGCGCGATATCGTGGCTCGAACGATTGATCGAGAATTGAAGGCCAGCGGTGAGGAGTACGTATTGCTCGACGTCAGCCATCTCGACTCAGGTTTCGTAAAAGAGCGCTTCCCGAATATTTATCGCCGCTGTCTGCGTAGAGGTTTTGATATGACCGAACGTCCCATTCCGGTCGTGCCGTCGGCTCATTATTCTTGCGGCGGCATCGTGTCTACAATTAACGGCGAGACGGAACTGCCGGGGCTGTACACGGCCGGCGAGTTGGCTATGACCGGTATGCACGGCGCCAACCGGCTGGCCTCCAACTCGCTGTTGGAAGCGGTGGTGATGGCGCGCTTTGCGGCCTCGGCATCAGCAGACTACTGCGGCCAGGCACCGCTACCGGAAAACGTGCCCACCGATAACTCTCCGTATTCGTCACTGAAACCGCCCCGAGAATCGATACTGATTGCTCATGATCGACGGGAACTGAATCGCATTATGTCGGACTTTGTCGGCATAGTGCGAACCACCAAGCATCTCAAACTGGCCCACCAACGAATCAAACAGTTGGACCAGGCAGTGGAAGATTACTATCTGGCTACACCGGCTACTTACGGCGTCGTGGAACTTCGCAACATGACCACGGTAGCGGAACTGATCGTCGGCTCGGCCTTGAGTCGAGAAGAGTCGCGCGGGCTGCATTATAATGAAGACTATCCGGGCATGATCGAAGGCGAAGCCAGGGACACCATTATCGAGGGAAAGTCGACCGATGAACGACAACGTCCAAAAGAATGA
- the lpxK gene encoding tetraacyldisaccharide 4'-kinase, whose amino-acid sequence MLEQLWKKVLRRGSLSWLILPAALLWLVSLAYRLARVIHRLTAGAQVDAGVPVISVGNITVGGSGKTTSVGMLGRLLLQEDIRVGIVSSGYGRADQTSFLEPGYRVQTMDSRLTGDEVKHLAGLLPEALFSVDRSKSEAALRLGAGGGVDVIIVDDGMQHIKLHRDLEIVTFDASVADQFLKPFPLGVLREPLSALTRADVILVTRANLADDPGARQTQFASLFPQAKIYRAQFLPSELVGRDRRWPIKYLEDKSVLLFAGIGNFRAMSRQVTTLCADLDQAIELSDHQRYDQTVLQKIKTAADSHDSDLLLTTGKDWVKLGDFAFGREIYYLVQSIDLDPGEEKLVRYIIERLNLKRPSD is encoded by the coding sequence ATGCTTGAGCAACTGTGGAAGAAGGTACTGCGTCGAGGTTCACTTTCGTGGTTGATCCTACCGGCTGCTTTGCTATGGCTGGTTTCGCTGGCCTATCGACTGGCCCGAGTCATTCACCGACTAACGGCAGGGGCGCAGGTCGACGCCGGGGTACCTGTAATCTCAGTCGGTAACATCACAGTCGGCGGCAGCGGCAAGACCACCAGTGTCGGCATGCTTGGACGACTTTTGCTGCAGGAGGACATCCGAGTGGGGATTGTTTCCTCGGGCTATGGTCGTGCCGACCAAACGTCGTTCCTTGAGCCGGGCTATCGTGTTCAAACGATGGATAGTCGCCTGACCGGTGACGAAGTCAAGCATCTGGCCGGGTTATTGCCGGAGGCGCTGTTTTCGGTCGACCGTTCGAAATCTGAGGCGGCGCTACGATTAGGTGCCGGCGGCGGGGTCGACGTTATCATTGTCGATGACGGTATGCAACACATTAAGCTCCATCGTGATCTTGAAATCGTCACCTTCGATGCTTCGGTTGCTGACCAGTTCCTCAAACCATTCCCGTTGGGTGTCCTTCGTGAACCCCTGAGTGCGCTGACCCGTGCCGATGTAATACTCGTCACGCGGGCGAACCTGGCCGACGACCCGGGTGCCCGGCAGACTCAGTTTGCGTCGTTGTTCCCGCAGGCGAAGATCTATCGTGCACAGTTTCTCCCCTCCGAGTTGGTCGGTCGTGATCGGCGATGGCCCATCAAGTACCTTGAGGACAAGTCGGTCCTGCTCTTTGCCGGTATTGGTAATTTCCGAGCCATGTCCCGACAGGTGACAACGCTATGCGCCGATTTGGATCAGGCAATTGAACTGAGTGACCATCAGCGGTACGACCAGACAGTGCTGCAAAAAATCAAAACTGCGGCCGATAGTCATGACTCCGACCTACTCCTCACCACGGGCAAAGACTGGGTCAAATTGGGCGACTTTGCGTTCGGACGCGAAATATACTATCTTGTTCAGTCAATTGACCTCGATCCGGGAGAAGAGAAACTGGTTCGGTATATAATAGAGCGGTTGAATTTGAAGAGGCCTTCTGACTGA
- a CDS encoding 3-deoxy-D-manno-octulosonic acid transferase: MLAIYRIFSYLTYLAFVIVGRFKAASGHQLWRGRLGLIDVRGPVHLWIHAASVGEIRIVGYLVDYIHKRQPSVRIHVTTMTPAGYRTAVAQMGDSVTLTYFPLDAPPAIGRTLDRIKPQVVVIAETEIWPNLICQAARRGIPMVQINGRMSPRAFNRYKLIRFLIGKLVSNYRHWFIKTDQDAERYSHLGLRRELITVAGDMKFDAPLTRQSEARQSETRSRAGVAPSDFVWIAGSTRPGEEQMLVEAYAKLRERYDGFRMIMAPRHIERVGEVINLFDRAGVRWYRFSAGDSGSTPVSDGGLVLVDTLGQLNDLYQIADLAFVGGTMVPIGGHNLLEPVWAQTPVLFGPYTDNVREATAYIKKHDYGMQVDSAEQLIDVVESVYQGRTKFALKQDSDLSNSTTAQVGTYLLRMLGDA, translated from the coding sequence ATGTTGGCTATTTACCGGATATTTTCCTATCTCACTTACCTGGCTTTTGTCATCGTAGGACGTTTCAAGGCGGCGTCGGGTCATCAACTGTGGCGTGGTCGACTTGGCTTGATTGATGTTCGGGGTCCTGTGCACCTGTGGATCCATGCCGCCTCGGTCGGAGAAATCCGCATAGTCGGATACCTGGTCGATTACATTCATAAACGACAACCTTCGGTCAGGATACATGTCACCACGATGACACCGGCCGGTTATCGCACCGCCGTAGCCCAGATGGGCGACTCGGTCACGCTGACGTATTTTCCACTCGATGCTCCACCGGCCATCGGTCGCACACTCGACAGGATAAAGCCGCAAGTGGTGGTCATCGCCGAGACGGAAATCTGGCCGAATCTGATTTGCCAGGCGGCTCGTCGTGGGATTCCCATGGTGCAGATCAACGGACGAATGTCGCCACGTGCTTTCAATCGTTACAAACTGATTCGCTTTCTGATTGGCAAGCTCGTAAGCAACTACAGGCATTGGTTCATCAAGACCGACCAGGATGCCGAGAGATACTCACATCTGGGATTACGCCGGGAGCTTATCACCGTGGCGGGCGACATGAAGTTTGATGCTCCTCTGACGCGACAATCCGAGGCGAGGCAAAGTGAGACCCGGTCCCGTGCTGGTGTGGCGCCGTCCGATTTTGTCTGGATAGCGGGATCGACCAGGCCGGGCGAGGAACAGATGTTGGTCGAAGCATACGCAAAACTGCGCGAAAGGTACGACGGTTTCCGAATGATCATGGCCCCTCGACACATCGAACGAGTGGGCGAGGTCATCAATCTGTTCGATAGAGCCGGTGTTCGCTGGTATCGATTCTCGGCGGGTGATTCGGGCAGCACTCCAGTTTCCGACGGCGGGCTGGTTCTTGTAGATACCCTGGGTCAGTTGAACGACCTGTATCAAATTGCCGATCTTGCCTTTGTCGGCGGTACCATGGTGCCGATAGGAGGACACAATCTATTGGAACCGGTGTGGGCACAGACGCCGGTCCTGTTTGGTCCCTACACCGACAACGTTCGGGAGGCGACCGCTTATATCAAGAAACACGATTATGGAATGCAGGTCGACAGTGCTGAACAGCTTATCGACGTGGTTGAGAGTGTGTACCAGGGACGCACGAAGTTCGCGCTCAAGCAGGATTCCGATCTGAGTAATTCCACCACGGCCCAGGTTGGGACCTATCTTCTGAGGATGCTTGGTGATGCTTGA
- the lpxB gene encoding lipid-A-disaccharide synthase translates to MSSPTLFLSAGDPSGDNASARLVDELARRMPGLAVFGLGGPGLRQRGQEQLALPADLAVLGFWEVAKRFRFFQKLMACCVSEIRTRRPDCVILVDYPGFNLRLAKRIRTLGIPVIYYISPQIWAWGHRRLPLIRQCVDLMLLILPFEQRFYANTGVNSKFVGHYLLEDIPAEYISSRPPVDGTLALLPGSRRQEVERMLPVMLKTAQKFKERHGTRAVVAAAGNGYDYDAALSDFQSEDVELVYDDARRVIHQSTLVLSASGTATLEAAIIGRPMVVVYKTGNITYQIARRLIKIDKIALVNLVLNDKVAPELIQHDATPEKMLAALSQLYTDEERYDATCLRFNEAPGLLGGTGASARAASMIHELLEKPGGR, encoded by the coding sequence ATGTCGTCGCCCACGCTTTTTCTCTCCGCCGGAGACCCCTCCGGTGACAACGCCTCGGCCCGACTGGTCGACGAACTCGCCCGCAGAATGCCGGGGTTGGCCGTCTTCGGGTTGGGTGGGCCCGGACTGCGACAACGCGGTCAGGAACAACTGGCCCTGCCCGCCGACCTGGCCGTGCTTGGCTTCTGGGAGGTGGCCAAGCGGTTTCGGTTCTTTCAAAAACTGATGGCGTGCTGCGTCTCAGAGATTCGCACCCGTCGCCCCGACTGTGTCATACTGGTCGACTATCCCGGTTTCAACCTGCGTTTGGCCAAGAGGATTCGCACCCTGGGGATACCTGTCATATACTATATATCGCCGCAAATCTGGGCCTGGGGTCACCGACGGCTGCCGCTGATTCGGCAGTGCGTTGACTTAATGCTGCTCATATTGCCGTTCGAGCAACGGTTCTATGCAAACACCGGCGTGAACAGTAAGTTCGTCGGACACTATCTGCTTGAAGACATCCCGGCCGAGTATATCTCATCGCGACCACCGGTCGATGGTACTCTCGCCCTGTTGCCCGGATCACGACGGCAGGAAGTTGAGCGTATGCTGCCCGTCATGCTGAAGACGGCGCAGAAATTCAAAGAGCGCCACGGCACTCGCGCCGTCGTTGCGGCGGCCGGCAATGGTTATGACTATGACGCTGCGCTGAGTGATTTCCAGAGCGAAGACGTGGAGCTTGTTTACGACGATGCGCGCCGCGTTATCCACCAAAGCACGCTTGTGCTCAGCGCCTCCGGCACGGCCACGCTGGAAGCGGCCATAATCGGAAGACCAATGGTGGTAGTGTACAAGACCGGTAACATCACATATCAGATCGCTCGCCGCCTGATAAAGATTGACAAGATTGCGCTGGTGAACCTTGTTCTAAATGACAAAGTGGCGCCTGAGTTGATTCAGCACGACGCCACTCCGGAAAAGATGCTGGCGGCACTATCGCAGCTCTATACCGACGAGGAACGGTATGATGCCACTTGTCTCCGGTTTAACGAAGCGCCGGGGCTCCTGGGCGGTACCGGTGCATCGGCCAGGGCGGCGTCGATGATACATGAATTGCTCGAAAAACCAGGCGGTCGCTAA
- a CDS encoding Gfo/Idh/MocA family oxidoreductase, which translates to MPKLKTAVVGVGSLGRHHLKWYAQLDNSELIGLYDTDSDKAHKFAAEYNVTAFDSLQQLAEQAEAVSIVVPTTDHYAVAVELIERSVHCLIEKPVTSTIDEANKLMALAADHSVKLTVGQIERFNPAVQALEGIELHPSFIEAHRLAAFDPRGTDVAVVLDLMIHDIDLALMFIRSPIVNIQASAVAVISEKPDIANARLTFENGAVANLTASRISLQAMRKLRLFQKSGYYSLDLAAKQADLYRLAAKDEPAEGLRLPLGKSGRDVIYQKKQDSGEDMLGCELGRFLDAILDDTAVAVPLSEGVEALRVALEVERIGRESAERVLARESG; encoded by the coding sequence ATGCCCAAGCTAAAGACCGCCGTGGTCGGTGTCGGGTCGCTGGGTCGGCACCATCTCAAATGGTACGCGCAGCTGGACAATAGCGAACTGATCGGGCTGTACGATACCGACTCGGACAAAGCCCACAAGTTTGCGGCCGAATACAACGTGACCGCGTTTGATTCATTACAACAATTGGCCGAACAAGCCGAGGCTGTTTCCATTGTGGTGCCCACCACCGACCATTACGCAGTCGCGGTGGAACTTATCGAACGTTCGGTTCATTGCCTGATCGAGAAACCGGTCACCTCAACTATTGACGAGGCCAACAAGCTGATGGCGCTGGCGGCAGATCACTCGGTCAAGCTGACCGTGGGACAGATCGAACGATTCAACCCGGCCGTGCAGGCGCTTGAAGGAATCGAGTTGCACCCATCGTTTATTGAGGCCCATCGCCTGGCTGCTTTCGATCCGCGTGGTACCGATGTTGCCGTTGTGCTCGACTTGATGATCCACGACATCGATCTGGCCCTGATGTTTATCAGGTCACCGATCGTCAACATCCAGGCTTCGGCCGTCGCGGTGATATCAGAGAAGCCGGATATCGCCAACGCCCGGCTGACTTTTGAGAACGGCGCTGTGGCCAACCTGACAGCGTCTCGGATCTCTTTGCAAGCCATGCGCAAGTTGCGACTGTTCCAAAAGTCCGGCTACTACTCGCTCGATCTGGCCGCCAAACAGGCCGACCTGTATCGGCTGGCGGCTAAAGACGAACCGGCTGAGGGACTCAGATTACCGCTCGGCAAATCCGGTCGCGATGTGATCTATCAAAAGAAACAGGACTCAGGCGAGGACATGCTCGGGTGTGAACTGGGGCGGTTTCTGGATGCAATCCTTGACGATACGGCAGTGGCGGTACCGCTATCAGAGGGAGTCGAGGCGCTACGAGTGGCCTTGGAGGTGGAGCGGATCGGCCGTGAGTCGGCCGAACGCGTGTTGGCGCGGGAATCAGGCTGA